Proteins from a genomic interval of Candidatus Woesearchaeota archaeon:
- a CDS encoding NgoPII family restriction endonuclease: MVTNILKAIITIKNRTSFDLSKINVISKDRASAVNRANNMGEALEYFTKDAFCNTFDETDAQKKKDCYSENFSYLGNQNNPPDIIIKNSDAIEVKKIDGVKASDLALNSSYPKAKLHQDSPMITSACKNCEEWTEKDIIYAVGHIDNNTLKVLSLVYGDCYAASKDIYERIKDKISTGLKEMDLEFSETKELGRVNRVDPLGITNLRIRGMWTIQNPLKVYKELFGLNGDEFQLFALMRKTKYDSFYEEDKSLIEKEAGVIIKDVKIQNPDNPANQIEAKLIVVRK; encoded by the coding sequence ATGGTCACAAATATCCTTAAAGCAATAATCACAATAAAAAATAGAACTAGTTTTGATTTATCAAAAATTAATGTCATTTCTAAAGATAGGGCTTCTGCTGTAAATCGTGCAAATAATATGGGAGAAGCATTAGAATATTTTACAAAAGATGCATTTTGCAATACTTTTGATGAAACAGACGCACAAAAGAAAAAAGATTGTTATAGCGAAAATTTTTCATATTTAGGAAATCAAAACAATCCTCCGGATATTATAATTAAAAATAGTGATGCAATAGAAGTAAAAAAAATTGATGGAGTTAAAGCTTCCGATTTAGCACTAAATAGTTCTTATCCAAAAGCAAAACTTCATCAAGATAGCCCAATGATTACTTCTGCTTGTAAAAATTGTGAAGAATGGACTGAAAAAGATATTATTTATGCAGTTGGACATATTGATAACAATACCCTTAAAGTTTTATCTTTGGTTTATGGAGATTGTTACGCAGCAAGTAAAGATATTTATGAAAGAATAAAAGACAAAATTAGCACAGGTCTAAAAGAAATGGATTTAGAATTTTCAGAAACTAAAGAATTAGGTCGTGTTAATAGAGTTGATCCTTTAGGAATTACAAATCTTAGAATTAGAGGAATGTGGACAATTCAAAATCCACTAAAAGTTTACAAAGAATTATTTGGATTAAACGGAGATGAATTTCAATTATTTGCACTAATGCGAAAAACAAAATATGATTCATTTTATGAAGAAGATAAATCACTAATTGAAAAAGAAGCAGGAGTAATAATAAAGGATGTAAAAATTCAAAATCCAGATAATCCTGCAAATCAAATTGAGGCAAAATTAATTGTTGTAAGAAAATGA
- a CDS encoding LD-carboxypeptidase — protein sequence MKPLIKGDKIALIAPSGNPKSQEDIEEISNIIINAGYSPVYSSNLLIQNNKDKIEDIKKYFSDKNVKAILTLRGGFSCNEILEGIDYEIIENNPKIFMGFSDITNLLIAFNKNTGLKTIHGPIFSEKKYLDDSFLKIIFSYLEGELSQKDIFSKMNFKIIKNADKVSGEIIGGNLFVLNNLIGTNFEPDWNNKILFIESVGLSKEIILSILHHFKQLGIFEKIQGIILGNMGFDEDISQIISEKVSSFNGFILKTEMIGHVKDNFPITLGKFLNWNGKDLS from the coding sequence ATGAAACCATTAATTAAAGGAGATAAAATTGCACTTATTGCCCCATCAGGTAATCCAAAATCTCAAGAAGATATAGAAGAAATCTCAAATATAATTATCAACGCAGGTTATTCTCCTGTTTATTCTAGTAATTTATTAATCCAAAATAATAAAGATAAAATAGAAGATATTAAAAAATATTTTTCTGATAAAAACGTAAAAGCCATTTTAACTCTTAGAGGAGGATTTTCTTGTAATGAAATTCTAGAAGGTATAGATTATGAAATAATAGAGAATAATCCAAAAATCTTTATGGGATTTTCTGATATTACTAATTTATTAATTGCTTTTAATAAGAATACAGGATTAAAAACAATTCACGGACCAATTTTCTCAGAAAAAAAGTATTTAGATGATTCTTTTCTAAAAATAATCTTTTCTTATTTGGAAGGAGAATTAAGTCAAAAAGATATATTTTCTAAAATGAATTTTAAAATTATAAAAAATGCAGATAAAGTTAGTGGCGAGATTATTGGTGGAAATTTATTTGTTTTGAATAATCTTATAGGTACTAATTTTGAACCAGATTGGAATAATAAGATCCTTTTTATAGAATCTGTTGGTTTATCAAAAGAAATTATTTTATCAATTTTGCACCACTTTAAACAATTAGGTATTTTTGAAAAAATTCAAGGAATTATATTAGGAAATATGGGTTTTGACGAGGACATTTCACAAATAATTTCTGAAAAGGTGAGTAGCTTTAATGGATTCATTCTTAAAACTGAAATGATAGGACATGTTAAAGATAATTTTCCGATAACTCTTGGAAAATTTTTAAATTGGAATGGAAAAGATTTAAGTTAG
- a CDS encoding SAM-dependent chlorinase/fluorinase, giving the protein MKHIVLITDCRDIASEQIKGRLSKLLEEKDIDYKIYNAFTPPFQITNGMFLAKLLFDEVPNGKDTLYLAILNPLKEKPKRIFGRLKNGSYFVGADTGIFSLIFKESNLQEVWETKNPGHYPFGGLHVHSVAAAKLLMRENFEKVGDKLKLEDIKFYEPEKGEVVHIDNFGLSKIWLRESDLKFEEETPIKIKIFNSNKELKSEFKAVYSNRMMNYEDNQIIVYPGSSLLDSKLKENNEKYRRSGLIEIGLVRNPNSSEFLKINLGDLIEIIKDN; this is encoded by the coding sequence ATGAAACATATAGTTTTAATTACGGATTGTAGGGATATCGCTTCAGAACAAATAAAAGGAAGACTATCCAAACTATTGGAAGAAAAAGATATTGATTATAAAATATATAACGCATTTACTCCACCATTTCAAATAACAAATGGAATGTTTTTGGCAAAACTATTGTTTGATGAAGTCCCAAATGGAAAAGATACATTATATTTAGCAATACTTAATCCCCTAAAAGAAAAGCCAAAACGAATATTTGGTAGATTAAAAAACGGATCATATTTTGTTGGTGCAGATACAGGTATATTCTCACTAATATTTAAAGAATCTAACCTCCAAGAAGTTTGGGAAACAAAAAATCCTGGACATTATCCTTTTGGGGGGTTACATGTCCATTCTGTCGCAGCCGCAAAATTGTTGATGAGGGAGAATTTTGAAAAAGTAGGCGATAAATTAAAATTAGAAGACATAAAATTTTATGAACCTGAAAAAGGAGAAGTTGTTCATATAGATAATTTTGGATTGTCTAAAATCTGGTTGCGAGAATCAGATTTAAAATTTGAAGAAGAAACCCCAATAAAAATTAAAATTTTTAATTCAAATAAAGAATTAAAATCTGAATTTAAAGCAGTATACTCTAACCGAATGATGAATTATGAAGATAATCAAATAATTGTTTACCCTGGAAGTTCACTTTTAGATTCAAAATTAAAAGAAAATAATGAAAAGTATCGAAGATCAGGCTTAATTGAAATTGGATTAGTTAGAAATCCAAATTCTTCAGAATTTCTAAAGATAAATTTAGGAGATCTAATAGAAATAATTAAAGATAATTAA